The stretch of DNA GAGGTGCGAGGCGCTACACGGGGCGTCCGCGCCGGGCGCGCCGGCCCGCCCGCCTCTTACCCTTGTGCAGGACGGCGTTCGCGGGCTTGTTGCCCGCCAGCGACTCCTTGGACAAGTGCTGGTGGCTCTCGGCCAGGCACTCGACCTCGGCGAAGCGGGTGTTGAGGGCCATGGCGGGGTGGCTGGGGTCCTGCGTCATGTTCAGGTAGGCGGCGCGGCGCAGCTGCTCCTCGATCACCAGCgcctgctccaggagctgcgGGACGGGgtcggggggggagggggggggaaaaagaggggggaaaaggggaaaaaaaaagggggaggggggaggcggCCTCGCCACCGGCCTCGCCACCCCGGTGGCCTCCGCGCATCCCCAGTGCCCTCCGCGCCACCCCGGTGTCCTCCGAGCCACCCTGGTGGCCTCCATGCATCCCTGGTGGCCTCTGCAGCCCCCTTGTGGCCTCCATGCCCCCCTGGTGGCCTCCGTGGCCCCCTGGTGGCCTCGTCACTGGCCTCACCCCCCCCGTGGCCTCTGTGTCCCCCCGGTGGTCTCCATGCACCCCCGGTGGCCTCCGTGCCCCCCCGTGGAGCTCTGCCTCTTGTCCCCTGTCCCTAGCGAGCCCTCTCTGCGCTCGTGCGTGGCCCCCGTGTGAGCACCCCCCGGGCACACGCTGGCTGTGCCCGGCCCCTCGTGCGAGCCCGGCGCTTGTGCGCGGGGGCCCTCGTGCAAAAAGCTCACACGAGTGTACAaacgcgccccccccccccaagcgGTGTCCCCGGAGCAGCCCCCGCGCGAGGCCAACCTTGGGGCAAGGCCCCCATCAGGGTGCAAGGCCCCCGTGCAAGGCCCTCGTGCAAGGCCCCCGTGCAAGGCCCCCGTGCGCGGCCCCCGTGCTCACCTTGAAGCGGCGTGCGAGGAACTTGTTCTTCATCTCCAGGAAGTTTCCCTTCGAGGCTTCGCCCTTGAAGGGCTCGTTGATCACCCCGAAGGCGCCGTCGTTCTGGATGTCCGTCCAGCGCGCGTAGCCGTGGCTGCGCGCTAAGGACTGTCACCGTGTCACCGCGTCACCGCGTCACCGTGTCACCGCGTCACtgtgtcaccgtgtcaccatGTCACCGTGTCACCGTGTCACGTCACCATGTCACCATGTCACCGTGTCACCATGTCACCATGTCACCGCGTCACCGTGTCACTGTCACGTCACCGTGTCATCGTGTCACTATGTCACCACGTCACTGTGCCACCATGTCACTGTCACTATGTCACCATGTCACCATGTCACATCACTGTGTCATTGCATCACTATGTCActgtgtcaccttgtcacaTCACTGTGTCACCATGTCACATCACCTTGTCATGTCACCGCATCACTGTCACCACGTCACTGTCACCATGTCACTGTCACTATGTCACCATGTCACATCACCGTGTCACTGCATCACTGTGTCACTATGTCActgtgtcaccttgtcacaTCACTGTGTCACCACGTCACTGTGTCACTATGTCACATCACCTTGTCACGTCACCACATCACCGTGTCACTATGTCACCACGTCACTGTGCCACCATGTCACTGCATCACTGTGTCACTATGTCACCATGTCACATCACCGTGACACTGCATCACTATGTCActgtgtcaccttgtcacaTCACTGTGTCACATCACTGTGTCACCATGTCACATCACCTTGTCACGTCACCGCATCACCGTGTCACTATGTCACCACGTCACTGTGTCACCATGTCACTGTCACTATGTCACCATGTCACATCATCGTGTCACTATGTCACCATGTCACATCACCGTGTCACTGCATCACTGTGTCACTATGTCACCATGTCATGGTGTCACTATGTCACCACGTCACCATGTCACTGTGTCACTATGTCAACATGTCACTACATCACCGTGTCACTGTCACCATGTCACCGTGTCACCGCATCACCATGTCACTGTGTCACCATGTCACGTCACTGTGTCACTATGTCACCACATCACTGTGTCACTGCATCACCGGGTCACCGCGTCACCACATCACtgtgtcaccgtgtcaccaCATCACCGTGTCACTGTCACCATGTCACCGCATCACTGTGTCACCACCTCACCATCTCACCACGTCACTGTGTCACTATGCCACCACGTCACCACATCACTGTGTCAATGTGTCACCATGTCACTGCGTCACCATGTCACCATGTCACTACATCACTGTGTCACTGTCACCACGTCACCGTGTCACCAGGTCACTGTGTCACTAGGTCACCATGTCACTGCATCACCATGTCACAGTGTCACCATGTCACCAGATCACAGCGCCACCACATCACTGTGTCACTGCGTCACCGTGTCACCAGGTCACTGTGTCACCAGGTCACTGTGTCACCAGGTCACTGTGTCACCACGTCACCATGTCACAGTGTCACCATGTCACCAGATCACAGCACCACCACATCACTGTGTCACTGCGTCACCGTGTCACCAGGTCACCGTGTCACCAGGTCACTGTGTCACCAGGTCACTGTGTCACCACGTCACCATGTCACAGTGTCACCATGTCACCAGATCACAGCACCACCACATCACTGTGTCACTGCGTCACCGTGTCGCCGTGTCACCAGGTCGCCGTGTCACCAGGTCACTGTGTCACTCTATTACCATGTCACCGTGTCACAGTGCACATCACCACGTCACCAGATCACCGCGTCACCAGGTCACTGTCACTGCATCACTACCACCGCGTCACCACAACCCTGTCACTGTCACCGTGTCACCGTGTCCCCAACATCCCCCTCAGACCCCCCAGAGCATCCCACGCCCAGCACGTGGAGCCAGAGCCACGCGATAAGGACGCCGTGTCACCATGTCACCGTGTCATGATGTCACCATGTCACCACGTCACTGTGTCATGGTGTTACCATGTCACCAAGTCACTGTGTCATGGTGTCACCATGTCACCATGTCATGGTGTCACCACATCACCACACCACTGTGTCCCCAAGTCACTGTCGCAGCGTCACCATGTCACCAAATCACTGTCACCGTGTCACCAAGTCACCGTGTCACCAAGTCACCGTGTCACCACACCACTCTCCCCaacacctcctcctgctcccacgTCACCCCCCCAGGCTGTGCCCTAAGGACTGTCCCCAGTGTCACCGTCACTGCCACTGCTGTCCCCATGTCACCGCTGTCCCCATGTCACTGCTGTCCCCACATTACccacccctgccccccccccaggtgtCACCCTCCCAGTTGCCACTGCCCCCACTGCCACCGTCCCCATGGAGAATGGTGGCACCTGGGGGGCAcccgggggtgccgggggcACCCACAAAGTCCCGGGGAGCacctctgggtgctgggggggaccCAGGAGGCACTGGGGAGCACCCAAGGGTACTGGGAGTGATTAAGGAGTGCTGGGAGGGGGGAACTGGGCATGCTGGGGGGTACCAGGGGCACCcgagggtgctgctggggacacctgggtgtgctggggggggttttggggacaccccagggtgctgctggggacctggggtgctgctgggggcaccccagggtgctgctggggacacctgggtgtgctggggggggtttggggacaccccagggtgctgctggggacacTTGGCCTCGCTGggggcaccccagggtgccGGGGGGTTGGGGACCTAGGTGTGCTGGGGGTATCAggagcaccccggggtgctgctggagggacatgggggtgctgggggcaccccaGGGTGCAGCGGGCGCTGGAAGGATACAGGACGATGCCGGCCAGCAGCCAGTAGTCGTGGCGCCGGTGCCAGATCTCGTTGAGCTTCCCCGAGGAGACGGCGGCGCGCTCCTCGTTCTGCCACAGCGTGTGCAGctctgcggggccggggggaaggggggggggggggcggggcgcggggaccccccccccccccggcccccccccacccccccccaccccccccccggcaaGCAGCGAGCGTCTCCCGGCCATCAGTAGGCTTCAGAGTGAACGCAGCGCAAGTACCAACGGAACGCCGCAGGGGGGGCTTTTTGGTTAAGCCCCGCCCCCTGGATAGTTTAGCCACGCCCCCCCGGCGGGTCCCCACCCCCATCAGGCCCCGCCCCCACCGCCAAGCCCCGCCCCCAGGT from Oxyura jamaicensis isolate SHBP4307 breed ruddy duck unplaced genomic scaffold, BPBGC_Ojam_1.0 oxyUn_random_OJ72302, whole genome shotgun sequence encodes:
- the LOC118159844 gene encoding chromodomain-helicase-DNA-binding protein 3-like is translated as MAGRRSLLAGGGVGGGGGGPGGGGVPAPRPPPPLPPGPAELHTLWQNEERAAVSSGKLNEIWHRRHDYWLLAGIVLHGYARWTDIQNDGAFGVINEPFKGEASKGNFLEMKNKFLARRFKLLEQALVIEEQLRRAAYLNMTQDPSHPAMALNTRFAEVECLAESHQHLSKESLAGNKPANAVLHKVLNQLEELLSDMKADVTRLPATLSRIPPIAARLQMSERSILSRLASKGTESHPPPVSHRATSPPSPGMSPPSPPPPPTPTSAGTSG